A genomic region of Pseudomonas abietaniphila contains the following coding sequences:
- a CDS encoding LLM class oxidoreductase: MYRPSTITYQQHRGFSRTFTQGHLSLGLFFPLEAFDGDMPSMLNQVALAKRAEALGFCALWFRDVPLRDPGFGDVGQLFDPWVYLGYMAAHTSEIALGTASIAIPLRHPLHTAKASASVDQLSAGRLILGVASGDRPVEFLAFGVDPERRGELFREHYEVIRKAHSTSFEPIRWSGGEMQGADLIPKPTTQSIPMLVTGNSRQSLDWIARESLGWINYPRIPNMQRLIVEDWRREVMKQCGAVYKPFAQSLYIDLDETPSTPPTRIHLGFKLGRYHLRFLLESLEEIGVDHVILNLKYGKRPAEEVIEELGTHIVPEFAVQRRPEVD; encoded by the coding sequence ATGTATCGGCCGAGCACCATTACTTATCAGCAGCATCGAGGGTTCAGCCGGACCTTCACTCAGGGTCATTTGAGCCTTGGATTGTTTTTCCCTTTGGAGGCTTTCGATGGGGACATGCCCAGCATGCTCAACCAGGTCGCTTTGGCCAAACGAGCGGAGGCGTTGGGTTTCTGCGCACTCTGGTTTCGTGATGTGCCTCTTCGGGATCCCGGTTTCGGCGATGTTGGCCAACTGTTCGACCCTTGGGTTTATCTAGGCTACATGGCCGCGCATACGTCTGAGATTGCGCTTGGCACTGCGTCCATTGCCATACCGTTGCGCCATCCGCTGCATACTGCCAAGGCATCTGCCAGCGTCGATCAACTGAGCGCAGGTCGCTTGATTCTGGGGGTGGCTTCCGGCGATCGTCCGGTGGAGTTTTTAGCTTTCGGCGTCGATCCCGAAAGGCGTGGAGAGCTCTTTCGGGAGCACTACGAGGTTATTAGGAAAGCCCACAGCACCAGCTTCGAACCCATCCGCTGGAGCGGTGGTGAGATGCAGGGCGCTGACTTGATTCCCAAACCCACAACCCAATCCATTCCAATGCTTGTGACTGGAAACAGTCGCCAGTCGCTGGACTGGATCGCGCGCGAAAGCCTCGGATGGATCAACTATCCACGCATACCGAACATGCAGCGGCTGATCGTTGAAGACTGGCGACGTGAGGTCATGAAGCAATGTGGCGCCGTCTATAAGCCCTTCGCTCAGTCGCTTTATATCGACCTCGACGAGACTCCATCCACGCCGCCCACCCGCATTCATTTAGGGTTCAAACTGGGACGCTACCATCTGCGGTTTTTGCTGGAGTCGCTTGAGGAGATCGGGGTGGACCACGTTATCCTGAATCTCAAATACGGAAAGCGCCCTGCTGAGGAAGTCATTGAGGAGCTGGGTACTCACATTGTTCCGGAATTCGCAGTACAGCGGCGTCCTGAAGTGGACTGA
- a CDS encoding AAA family ATPase, giving the protein MMATLCEICNARPAVARVTVSQNGQARTMSICDHDYRQLLRHQSMLNPFDSLLGGGVSRFFDNMGGAADQRGDDFRLSAHVPRESVDATDAFSSQTLEILQRAGEKAHEFNRSELDTEHLLYVLADTDVGTALLKELLLSADDIKGYIDQHAQRGAAQAQASVDQMSISPRLKKVFNFAFQASRDLGHSYVGPEHLLIGLSSVPESIAGTLLKKYGVTPEALRQKVVKVVGKGAEDGRVDTPTGTPTLDKFGRDLTSLAREGKLDPVLGRAQEIENTIEVLARRRKNNPVLIGEPGVGKTAIVEGLAQRIVKGDVPEILRGRRLVEVNLNSMVAGSKYRGEFEERAKQLLDEVAAKTSELILFIDELHTIVGAGQGGEEGGLDIANVLKPALARGELSLIGATTLNEYQKHIEKDAALERRFQPVLISEPTVEQTIIILRGLRDKLEAHHQVTFADEAFVAAAELSDRYITSRFLPDKAIDLIDQAAARVRISASSRPAGIQELEAEIIQLKREQDYSSSRKRFDESKGFEERIGQKQAQLGEETEAWERKTGSETLEVTLESIAEVLSRLTGIPVTELTQEERQKLLNMEDTLRDRLVGQEDAVLAVSDAVRLSRAGLGQANRPIATFLFLGPTGVGKTELAKALAETVFGDEQSIIRIDMSEYMERHAVARLIGAPPGYVGYDEGGQLTERVRRKPYSVILLDEIEKAHPDVSNVLLQVFDDGRLTDGKGRVVDFSNTIIIATSNLGSPVIMQNLGRPENERLTDKALRDELMGVLKGHFRPEFLNRIDDIIVFHALTRDNIRSIVGIQLDRVIRTAAAQNITVKVADTLIDHLADVGYQPEFGARELKRQIRQTLETRLAKEMLAGKLQAGDSVELGYDKARDVVLFNKLDAPNASANMSPPDQPDDRVSIAGTGT; this is encoded by the coding sequence ATCATGGCTACTCTCTGTGAAATTTGTAACGCCAGACCGGCTGTCGCGCGAGTGACCGTGTCGCAAAATGGTCAGGCCAGAACAATGTCCATTTGCGACCACGACTACCGTCAACTTTTACGCCATCAAAGTATGTTGAACCCCTTCGACTCTTTGCTGGGCGGTGGCGTGTCCCGCTTTTTCGACAACATGGGCGGAGCAGCGGATCAGAGGGGTGATGACTTCAGGCTCTCTGCGCATGTGCCTCGCGAATCTGTCGATGCAACCGATGCATTCAGCTCCCAGACGCTGGAAATCCTGCAACGCGCTGGAGAGAAAGCCCATGAGTTCAACCGCAGCGAGCTCGATACTGAGCATCTGTTGTATGTGCTTGCCGATACCGACGTAGGCACAGCGTTGCTCAAGGAATTGTTGCTTTCTGCGGACGACATCAAAGGCTACATCGATCAACACGCTCAAAGGGGCGCAGCGCAGGCGCAGGCTTCGGTGGATCAGATGAGCATCTCGCCTCGCCTGAAAAAAGTGTTCAATTTTGCGTTTCAGGCATCTCGTGATTTAGGGCACTCATATGTTGGCCCCGAGCATCTGTTGATCGGGCTTTCATCGGTGCCCGAAAGCATTGCCGGAACGCTGCTAAAAAAATACGGCGTGACCCCTGAAGCTTTGCGGCAGAAGGTGGTCAAAGTGGTGGGTAAGGGAGCTGAGGACGGGAGAGTCGATACCCCCACGGGAACACCGACACTCGACAAGTTCGGTCGCGATCTGACGTCATTGGCTCGTGAGGGCAAGCTGGATCCCGTATTGGGCCGCGCGCAGGAAATCGAAAACACCATCGAGGTGCTGGCCCGCCGCAGGAAGAACAATCCGGTCCTGATCGGTGAACCCGGCGTCGGCAAGACAGCCATCGTCGAAGGGCTTGCCCAGCGCATAGTCAAGGGCGATGTCCCGGAAATTCTGCGTGGCAGACGGCTGGTTGAAGTCAATCTGAACTCAATGGTCGCGGGCTCCAAATACCGGGGCGAATTTGAGGAGCGCGCCAAGCAACTGCTCGATGAAGTCGCTGCGAAGACCTCGGAGCTGATTCTGTTCATCGACGAGTTGCATACGATCGTTGGCGCGGGGCAGGGAGGTGAAGAGGGCGGCCTGGACATTGCCAACGTATTGAAACCCGCATTGGCACGCGGGGAGCTCAGTCTGATCGGTGCGACGACGCTCAATGAGTATCAAAAGCACATCGAAAAAGATGCGGCGCTCGAAAGACGTTTTCAGCCCGTCCTGATATCCGAGCCTACCGTAGAACAGACCATCATTATCCTGCGTGGGCTGCGCGATAAACTTGAGGCGCACCATCAGGTGACGTTCGCCGACGAAGCATTCGTGGCAGCGGCGGAGCTGTCGGACCGTTACATTACCTCGCGCTTTCTGCCGGACAAGGCCATTGACCTGATCGACCAGGCTGCGGCCCGCGTGCGCATCAGCGCCTCCTCAAGGCCCGCTGGCATTCAGGAGCTGGAAGCAGAAATCATCCAGCTCAAACGCGAACAGGACTATTCATCCTCGCGTAAACGCTTCGATGAATCCAAAGGCTTCGAAGAGCGCATCGGTCAAAAACAAGCCCAATTGGGAGAGGAGACAGAAGCCTGGGAGCGCAAAACGGGTTCCGAAACCCTCGAGGTGACCCTTGAGTCGATTGCCGAAGTACTGTCCCGTCTGACCGGTATTCCGGTAACCGAACTCACCCAGGAAGAGCGTCAGAAGCTGCTGAATATGGAAGACACTTTGCGTGATCGGCTGGTCGGGCAGGAAGATGCTGTGCTTGCGGTCAGCGATGCGGTTCGTTTGTCTCGCGCCGGCCTTGGACAAGCCAACAGACCGATTGCCACGTTTCTCTTTCTTGGTCCAACCGGCGTAGGCAAAACCGAGTTGGCCAAGGCGTTGGCAGAGACGGTGTTTGGAGACGAGCAATCGATCATTCGCATCGATATGTCGGAGTACATGGAGCGTCATGCGGTTGCCCGGTTGATCGGTGCGCCACCCGGTTATGTCGGATACGACGAAGGCGGTCAGTTGACAGAGCGCGTCCGCCGCAAGCCCTACAGCGTGATTTTGCTCGACGAGATTGAGAAGGCGCATCCCGATGTGAGCAACGTATTGCTGCAGGTGTTCGATGATGGTCGTCTCACGGACGGCAAGGGACGAGTTGTGGACTTCAGCAATACGATCATCATCGCCACCAGCAATCTGGGCTCTCCCGTCATCATGCAGAATCTTGGGCGACCAGAAAATGAACGCCTTACGGATAAAGCGTTACGTGATGAATTGATGGGCGTCTTGAAAGGGCATTTCCGTCCCGAATTCCTGAACCGTATCGACGACATCATCGTGTTCCATGCCCTTACTCGGGACAACATCCGATCGATTGTGGGCATTCAGCTTGATCGGGTCATTAGAACCGCGGCTGCCCAGAACATCACGGTGAAAGTGGCTGACACCCTCATTGATCATCTGGCGGATGTTGGTTATCAGCCCGAGTTTGGCGCGCGAGAGTTGAAGCGTCAGATTCGCCAGACCCTCGAAACGCGGCTCGCGAAGGAAATGCTCGCTGGCAAGCTCCAGGCCGGCGACAGCGTTGAACTGGGTTACGACAAAGCCCGTGACGTAGTGCTCTTCAATAAGCTGGATGCGCCAAACGCCTCAGCAAACATGAGTCCGCCGGACCAGCCTGATGATCGCGTGTCTATCGCCGGGACAGGGACTTAG
- a CDS encoding DsbA family protein → MATLKVPVTANDHRQGRADAKVTLVEYGDYECPYCGLAYWVVKQLQQHFGEDLLLVFRNFPLTTAHPHALGAAVTAEYAGSRGFFWEAHDELYENQDRLGVPLYGAIALRHGLSSDELVVAMQTDIYLPKIQSDFNGGVRSGVNGTPAFYIGGLRYDGPPEVTEMSQAIELSSMRGLNR, encoded by the coding sequence ATGGCCACTCTCAAAGTCCCGGTAACTGCAAACGACCATCGCCAGGGAAGGGCGGATGCCAAGGTCACACTGGTGGAATATGGCGACTACGAATGCCCCTATTGCGGTTTGGCGTACTGGGTCGTCAAGCAGCTGCAGCAGCATTTTGGCGAGGATCTGTTGCTTGTGTTTCGCAACTTTCCACTGACCACTGCTCACCCGCACGCGCTGGGCGCAGCTGTCACCGCTGAATATGCCGGGAGTCGAGGATTCTTCTGGGAGGCCCACGACGAGTTGTATGAAAATCAGGATCGATTGGGCGTGCCGCTGTATGGCGCCATCGCACTGAGACACGGCCTTTCCAGCGATGAACTCGTTGTTGCGATGCAAACCGATATCTATCTGCCCAAAATACAATCCGATTTTAATGGAGGCGTACGCAGCGGGGTAAACGGCACGCCTGCGTTCTACATCGGCGGGCTTCGCTATGACGGGCCTCCCGAGGTCACCGAGATGAGTCAGGCGATTGAGCTTTCCTCAATGCGTGGACTCAATCGCTAG
- a CDS encoding redoxin domain-containing protein, which yields MNTSALDDAKETTDRLLQGPLPAGTVAPDFSLYATPDQRLSLHELKGSPVILAFYPADWSSVCGDQLTLYNQVLPTFREYGATLLGISVDSAWCHQAFVKDRGFHFSLLADFEPKGAVARQYGAYDSHLGVCKRALFVIDKEGVVAWSYVSPMAINPGADGILDALDALADSPHSTPAKNQ from the coding sequence ATGAACACTTCAGCATTGGATGATGCAAAAGAAACGACCGACCGCCTGCTTCAAGGACCACTTCCAGCCGGCACTGTCGCCCCCGATTTCTCCCTGTACGCAACGCCCGATCAGCGGCTGTCCCTGCACGAGCTAAAGGGAAGTCCCGTAATATTGGCGTTCTACCCCGCTGACTGGAGCTCGGTGTGTGGCGACCAACTGACCTTGTACAACCAGGTGCTTCCCACCTTCAGAGAGTACGGCGCGACGCTGCTGGGTATTTCCGTCGACAGCGCCTGGTGTCATCAGGCCTTCGTCAAAGATCGTGGGTTTCACTTCAGCCTGCTTGCCGATTTCGAGCCCAAAGGAGCGGTGGCGCGACAGTATGGCGCGTACGATTCCCACCTTGGAGTTTGTAAGCGTGCGTTGTTCGTGATTGACAAGGAGGGGGTGGTCGCCTGGAGCTACGTTTCACCGATGGCAATCAATCCTGGAGCGGACGGCATTCTGGATGCGCTGGATGCTCTGGCAGATTCCCCCCACAGCACGCCCGCCAAAAACCAGTAG
- a CDS encoding putative quinol monooxygenase — MVNVALFVRLEAKPGKEKEVESFLMSGLAIVAEEPATTAWFAIRLGPSTFGIFDAFPDEAGRQAHLSGKVAAALMAKAAELFAEPPSIEKVDVLAAKLPG, encoded by the coding sequence ATGGTCAACGTAGCGTTGTTCGTTCGTCTCGAAGCAAAACCCGGGAAAGAGAAAGAGGTTGAGAGCTTTTTAATGAGTGGTCTTGCAATCGTGGCGGAGGAGCCAGCCACCACGGCCTGGTTCGCCATCCGCTTGGGACCTTCCACCTTTGGCATCTTTGACGCCTTCCCGGATGAAGCAGGCCGACAGGCTCATCTTTCGGGCAAGGTCGCCGCCGCGCTTATGGCAAAGGCTGCCGAGCTGTTTGCCGAACCGCCGTCAATCGAGAAGGTTGACGTGCTTGCGGCTAAGCTGCCCGGCTAA
- a CDS encoding putative bifunctional diguanylate cyclase/phosphodiesterase encodes MNTRPDFHSNTFPESQRDILGMIASDQHLDEILTAICEMQNAQSPDTFCSILLTDAEGKHLLSGAAPGLPAKYSEAIHGMAIGPREGTCGTAAFRREMVVTEDIAQDPNWERFRSLALGHNLHSCWSVPLLSHEGSVLGTFALYQNRTHTPDELQIQQLACAAQLAVIAIRHERDGQRLEESEQRFRSLFTYNPNPVFALDLLGNIQSVNPAGLKLKPQTATQFIGHHFSRLVPEEDLMRVSQHFSAARAGAPQRFEARLRDENEKLLTMDISNLPIMVNGEIVGVFGIARDISDQKHFERQLSFNASHDQLTGLLNRVSLEDQLILDCHLSRLRKRRLAVMCIDLDGFKSINDSIGHYFGDQVLIEVARRMAEQVRPADTIVRMGGDEFIVLLPDLLRDEDVVPVVERLMASIARPYCIQGIDLHVSASVGITLSDGHLEQPMQLIQQADMAMYKAKQQGRNNFQWYTSDLNQRVCEHARLRNDLQKAIETRSLQLHYQPQIDARTGRVVGIEALLRWEHPEKGFIPPAVFVPVAEDSGQIIPLSLWVLDTACAQLRQLDDQGITGISMAVNISPMHFQRGHFVQYVQATLEKHGLRGEQLELEITESLLLHNAEQAIETLHRLKALGVRIALDDFGTGFSSLSYLKRLPIDKIKIDRSFIREIVTDHHDAAITQGIISMAHHLSLIVVAEGVETASQMEFLKGSRCDIFQGYHFARPMPFAALEAFLGHPEFHR; translated from the coding sequence ATGAATACTCGTCCCGATTTTCACAGCAATACGTTCCCCGAGTCGCAACGTGACATTCTCGGCATGATCGCAAGCGACCAACATCTGGACGAAATACTTACCGCTATCTGCGAGATGCAAAACGCCCAGAGCCCCGATACGTTCTGTTCCATTCTCCTCACTGACGCCGAGGGCAAGCACTTGCTGAGCGGCGCAGCGCCCGGCCTGCCGGCCAAGTACAGTGAGGCGATTCATGGAATGGCGATCGGTCCACGGGAAGGCACCTGCGGCACGGCAGCGTTCCGGCGCGAAATGGTGGTCACTGAAGACATCGCTCAAGATCCGAATTGGGAGCGTTTCCGCAGCCTGGCGCTTGGGCATAACTTGCATTCCTGCTGGTCGGTTCCTTTGCTCTCCCATGAAGGCAGCGTATTGGGCACATTTGCCCTGTATCAGAATCGCACCCATACGCCAGACGAATTACAGATTCAACAACTTGCCTGCGCCGCCCAACTGGCAGTCATCGCAATCCGCCATGAGCGTGACGGTCAGCGCCTGGAGGAGAGCGAGCAACGCTTCCGTTCGCTGTTCACCTATAACCCCAACCCGGTGTTCGCGCTCGATCTGCTCGGCAACATCCAGAGTGTGAATCCCGCAGGCCTGAAGCTTAAGCCGCAGACTGCAACCCAGTTCATTGGCCATCACTTTTCCCGTCTGGTGCCTGAGGAAGACCTGATGCGGGTCAGTCAGCATTTTTCCGCAGCCCGCGCCGGAGCCCCTCAACGTTTCGAGGCACGGCTTCGAGACGAGAATGAAAAACTGTTGACCATGGACATTTCGAACCTGCCCATCATGGTCAACGGCGAGATCGTTGGTGTGTTTGGCATTGCCCGTGACATCAGCGATCAGAAGCATTTCGAGCGCCAGTTGAGTTTCAACGCCAGCCATGACCAACTGACCGGCTTGCTTAACCGTGTGTCGCTTGAAGACCAGCTTATTCTGGATTGTCACCTCAGTCGTCTGCGAAAGCGGCGGCTGGCGGTAATGTGCATTGATCTGGATGGATTCAAATCCATCAATGATTCCATCGGGCACTACTTTGGCGATCAGGTGCTGATCGAGGTAGCGCGACGCATGGCCGAGCAGGTTAGGCCCGCGGACACGATCGTGCGCATGGGCGGTGACGAATTCATCGTTCTGCTGCCGGACCTGCTGCGTGATGAAGACGTCGTGCCAGTGGTTGAGCGATTGATGGCCAGCATTGCCAGACCCTACTGCATCCAGGGCATCGACCTGCACGTGAGCGCAAGTGTCGGTATCACCCTGAGCGATGGTCACCTTGAGCAGCCGATGCAGTTGATCCAACAGGCTGACATGGCCATGTACAAAGCCAAACAACAAGGGCGCAACAACTTTCAGTGGTACACCAGCGACCTGAATCAGCGTGTTTGCGAGCACGCCAGGCTGCGCAATGACCTGCAAAAGGCTATCGAGACTCGGTCGTTACAGCTGCATTATCAACCGCAGATCGACGCACGTACCGGGCGTGTGGTCGGGATCGAAGCGTTGCTGCGCTGGGAGCATCCGGAAAAGGGATTTATCCCCCCAGCGGTGTTTGTGCCGGTGGCCGAGGACAGTGGTCAGATCATCCCGCTTAGCCTTTGGGTGCTCGATACGGCCTGCGCTCAGTTGCGCCAGCTGGACGACCAGGGCATCACGGGCATCTCGATGGCCGTTAATATCTCACCGATGCATTTTCAGCGTGGCCATTTCGTGCAGTATGTCCAGGCGACGCTGGAGAAACACGGTCTGCGAGGTGAACAACTGGAGCTGGAGATCACCGAATCGCTTCTGTTGCATAACGCTGAACAGGCGATCGAGACGTTGCATCGGCTCAAGGCATTGGGGGTGCGCATTGCACTCGATGACTTCGGAACCGGTTTTTCCAGCCTCAGCTACCTCAAGCGCTTGCCGATCGACAAGATCAAGATCGACCGTTCGTTCATCCGGGAAATCGTTACCGATCACCACGATGCAGCGATCACCCAGGGCATTATTTCCATGGCCCACCACCTCAGCCTCATTGTGGTCGCCGAAGGCGTGGAAACGGCGTCTCAAATGGAATTCCTGAAAGGCAGTCGCTGCGATATTTTTCAGGGTTATCACTTCGCCAGACCGATGCCGTTTGCCGCCCTCGAAGCGTTCCTGGGCCATCCAGAGTTTCATCGCTGA
- a CDS encoding low temperature requirement protein A codes for MLLPAKLERLAAKNTQAQAEIRARFFCESTDGGLSYPAGHVVSRQARPHHPSIKAQAMDSSRCTRSQQRMKSLKYYEKNRHATWLELFFDLIFVVTIGKVTHTLGHLHQGHYEREQLWSFLLLFVPLWWIWSSHTIYSNRFDTDGNLHRLSTLFIMLLLIVLSARIGETLEVYYPLVITCYVGIRAIISIMYISTINTVDDRSEFASRLGFALLVSSAISLSSIIFDPPMRYLVAYIGIFLDILLPVFSWSKAKPLPAHTEHLVERLGLLTLILLGESVISLSGGLSDIQWNLYNVMAAITGFIMICSIWWIYFDSFYLLSKNESSMSGHSLIYSHLFLFLGLALLANLIRHAILNDIAIHDFQIVSVIGMILFFLGKQYGYFIAVPKIRKYILQNTLIVFSLGGLAIFLPRVEYILIGLTLTMISYVLLNFRYR; via the coding sequence GTGCTTCTTCCCGCGAAACTTGAACGTCTGGCTGCCAAAAACACTCAGGCTCAGGCTGAGATTAGGGCCCGTTTCTTTTGTGAATCCACTGATGGTGGATTGAGTTATCCCGCCGGGCACGTTGTATCCCGCCAAGCACGCCCCCACCACCCATCTATCAAGGCTCAGGCAATGGACTCTTCTAGATGCACGCGGAGCCAGCAGCGAATGAAATCTTTGAAGTATTATGAAAAAAATCGACACGCCACCTGGTTAGAGTTGTTTTTTGACCTTATTTTTGTCGTTACAATTGGCAAGGTGACTCATACGCTCGGACATCTTCATCAAGGCCACTATGAACGTGAGCAATTATGGAGTTTCTTACTGCTTTTTGTTCCATTATGGTGGATCTGGTCAAGCCATACTATTTACTCTAACAGGTTTGATACAGACGGCAACCTTCACCGTCTTTCAACATTATTTATAATGTTATTACTCATTGTGCTATCCGCACGGATTGGCGAAACACTGGAAGTGTACTACCCGCTTGTTATCACCTGCTATGTGGGTATACGTGCCATCATCAGCATCATGTACATTTCAACCATAAATACTGTCGACGACCGTAGCGAATTCGCCTCCAGGCTTGGCTTCGCCCTTTTAGTCAGCTCAGCTATCAGTCTCTCATCCATTATTTTTGATCCACCCATGCGTTACCTCGTAGCTTACATTGGAATTTTTCTTGATATTCTGCTTCCTGTTTTTTCCTGGAGCAAAGCAAAACCATTGCCAGCGCATACAGAACACTTAGTTGAACGACTAGGTTTGCTCACCCTTATCTTGTTAGGCGAGTCAGTGATCAGCCTTTCTGGAGGGTTATCTGATATTCAATGGAATCTTTATAATGTAATGGCGGCAATCACCGGGTTTATCATGATTTGCAGTATATGGTGGATCTATTTTGATAGCTTTTACCTGCTGAGCAAAAATGAAAGCAGCATGAGCGGCCACTCCTTAATCTACTCGCACCTCTTCCTGTTTTTAGGGCTGGCCCTCCTTGCTAATTTGATCAGGCATGCGATCTTGAACGACATTGCGATACATGATTTCCAAATTGTGTCAGTCATCGGCATGATCTTATTTTTCCTGGGTAAGCAATATGGCTACTTCATAGCCGTACCCAAGATAAGGAAATACATTCTTCAAAACACGTTGATCGTGTTTTCTTTAGGTGGTTTAGCTATATTCCTGCCTCGTGTCGAGTACATATTGATCGGTCTAACATTGACCATGATCAGTTATGTTTTGCTGAATTTCAGGTATCGTTGA
- a CDS encoding putative glycolipid-binding domain-containing protein yields MRTVVQWDSWEGNGVDHCSFLNSADSFVIEGVVIGSRSEGYAAHYYVLADCDFCTREVRVEFVGGPRLHLTADGKGNWFDVISAHPVPLLAGCLDVDIAATPATNTLPIKRLAMKEHATHDILVAYIPLATGNECDVFPRVMAQNYTCLIPGKRYRYESTPNGFTAELQVDQWDVVLDYPEMFRRRQAR; encoded by the coding sequence ATGCGGACTGTCGTGCAATGGGACAGCTGGGAAGGAAACGGGGTAGACCATTGCTCGTTTCTCAACAGCGCCGACTCTTTCGTCATCGAAGGCGTAGTGATTGGAAGCCGATCCGAAGGTTACGCTGCGCATTACTATGTGCTTGCCGATTGCGATTTCTGCACACGAGAAGTCCGCGTTGAATTCGTAGGCGGTCCACGCCTGCATCTCACCGCGGACGGCAAGGGAAATTGGTTCGATGTGATCAGCGCACATCCTGTACCTCTTTTGGCGGGATGCCTGGATGTCGACATCGCCGCAACACCGGCCACAAACACGCTTCCCATTAAGCGGCTGGCAATGAAGGAGCATGCGACCCATGACATCCTCGTTGCCTACATACCGCTGGCTACCGGTAACGAGTGCGACGTTTTTCCTCGAGTAATGGCACAAAACTACACGTGCCTGATCCCGGGTAAACGCTATCGATACGAGAGCACGCCAAACGGTTTCACGGCTGAACTCCAGGTCGACCAATGGGATGTAGTGCTTGATTATCCCGAGATGTTCCGCAGGCGTCAGGCCCGATAA
- a CDS encoding tautomerase family protein, with product MPIVNILVTREGTTPGADRTTADQKAAVYQGIADLLFNVMGKPREDTTVIFHEHDIDDISQGGLPLSAYRRQRATDRATDA from the coding sequence ATGCCAATCGTAAACATCCTGGTGACCCGGGAAGGCACGACGCCGGGCGCGGACCGGACCACTGCCGACCAGAAGGCAGCCGTCTATCAGGGCATCGCCGATTTGCTCTTCAACGTCATGGGGAAGCCTCGTGAAGACACGACGGTGATCTTCCACGAGCACGACATCGACGACATCAGCCAGGGCGGGTTGCCGTTGTCAGCTTACCGACGGCAACGCGCCACAGACCGTGCGACGGACGCGTGA
- a CDS encoding SDR family NAD(P)-dependent oxidoreductase produces the protein MSNVQKVAIVTGASQGMGEAIVNAFLAKGYGVVATSRSIQPSTHPDLITLAGDIGDPATGKRLVAAALERFGRIDTLVNNAGIFIGKAFTDYTEEDYRLKLKTNVDGFYFATQAVIPVMLDQGSGHVVQITASTAEFASSRAPAFIAMLTKGGMNSATKSLAIEYATRGIRVNAVAPGVIRTPMHDPEIVEQLAAFHPMNKLGEVEDIVRAVLYLEDAAFSTGEILHVDGGLIAGR, from the coding sequence ATGTCAAACGTGCAGAAAGTTGCGATTGTTACCGGCGCTTCACAGGGGATGGGTGAGGCTATCGTGAATGCGTTTCTGGCGAAGGGGTACGGTGTCGTTGCCACCTCGCGATCCATTCAGCCATCCACACACCCGGACTTGATCACCCTCGCCGGCGACATCGGCGATCCCGCGACGGGCAAGCGGCTCGTGGCAGCGGCGCTGGAGCGGTTTGGTCGCATCGACACACTGGTCAACAACGCCGGCATTTTCATCGGCAAAGCGTTCACCGATTACACAGAAGAAGATTACCGCCTGAAGTTGAAGACGAATGTCGACGGCTTTTACTTTGCGACCCAGGCCGTCATCCCGGTGATGCTTGATCAGGGCAGCGGTCACGTCGTTCAGATCACTGCCTCGACGGCAGAGTTCGCCAGCTCGCGCGCTCCCGCCTTCATTGCCATGCTCACCAAAGGCGGCATGAATTCGGCGACCAAGAGCTTGGCGATCGAATACGCCACGCGTGGGATTCGTGTCAACGCCGTCGCGCCTGGTGTTATTCGCACGCCGATGCATGACCCCGAAATTGTCGAGCAGTTGGCAGCCTTCCATCCCATGAACAAGCTCGGCGAGGTCGAGGACATCGTCCGTGCCGTTCTCTACCTTGAGGACGCTGCCTTTTCGACCGGTGAAATCCTGCACGTTGACGGCGGCCTCATCGCCGGCCGTTAA